In Malassezia japonica chromosome 2, complete sequence, one DNA window encodes the following:
- a CDS encoding uncharacterized protein (TransMembrane:1 (i33-51o)) — protein MAQASLRHRRVAPSKNAVPGAAQAPSGSGRLRTLLLVLVVTTLIVGTHQVWRLYQQATPLPAALSRSATEAKSAVDAYLARDTVKDTPGTESGTLPVQFEEDGELDMATMQRMLDILYQRPAEREGYEKLETDNKHEYRFRKEKANEQQDIPLL, from the coding sequence ATGGCCCAAGCCTCGCTCCGtcaccgccgcgtcgcaccGAGCAAGAACGCAGTGCCAGGAGCCGCGCAGGCTCCGTCTGGGAGTGGGCgtctgcgcacgctgctcctTGTGCTTGTCGTGACGACGCTCATCGTCGGCACACACCAGGTGTGGCGCCTGTACCAAcaggcgacgccgctccctgccgcgctctcgcgcagcgccaccgAGGCCAAATCGGCCGTCGATGCGTACCTCGCTCGCGACACCGTCAAGGATACGCCGGGTACTGagagcggcacgctccCGGTCCAGTTCGAGGAGGACGGCGAGCTGGACATGGCGACAatgcagcgcatgctcgaTATTCTCTACCAGCGccctgccgagcgcgagggcTACGAAAAGCTCGAGACGGACAACAAGCACGAATACCGTTTCCGGAAGGAAAAGGCCAATGAGCAACAAGATATCCCGCTGCTATAG
- a CDS encoding uncharacterized protein (EggNog:ENOG503P8M9), with amino-acid sequence MDSEGATFERGRMEANVQAICIQDPAGVPDSLKEAAKGVKVKPSDVSYLTQEFLLPTHAAEAALVASGGDVQAAVSRLLRSASA; translated from the exons ATGGATTCGGAAGGTGCCACGTTtgagcgcggccgcatGGAGGCGAACGTGCAGGCGATCTGCATCCAAGACCCTGCCGGTGTCCCCGACTCGCTGAAGGAGGCCGCGAAGGGCGTCAAGGTCaagccgagcgacgtgtcCTACTTG ACGCAAGAGTTCCTTCTGCCCacacacgccgccgaggcggcactcgtcgcgagcggcggcgatgTACAGGCTGCCGTCTCACGTCTTCTCCgtagcgcgagcgcatag
- the ILV2 gene encoding acetolactate synthase (EggNog:ENOG503NVDF; COG:H), producing MRLYANRVSAMRSTAQASMRARAMPSTLRTLHASRATTHAQAVRPEPAPSFQSARAPSAKSLGYDESELDDSFVGMTGGQVFHEMMLRHGVETVFGYPGGAILPVFDAIYQSKHFDFVLPRREDGAGHMAEGYARASGKPGVVLVTSGPGATNVITPLQDAMSDGVPLIVFCGQVATSAIGSDSFQEADIVGISRSCTKWNVMVKDVAELPRRINEAFKIAMSGRRGPVLVDLPKDMTASVLKQAIPRSSTEPDRSLMPSRETALQQRRGAWTKVETFLADTEVQPEIEAAARLIDVAQRPVIYAGHGLLSNPQGSRLLRELSEKHNIPVTTTLHGLGAFDEESPLSLHMLGMHGSAYANLAMQNADLIIALGARFDDRVTGRVDRFAPEAHAAAQEGRGGIIHFEVMPKNINKVVQATVAVEGDVSSNLEKLLPAIAQTPDRAQWLAELQEWKERFPFTYDASKPELGELMKPQEVVEALDEAVTNYKENVVITAGVGQHQMWAAQHYRWRHPRSWISSGGLGTMGFGLPSAIGAKVAMPNKMVVDIDGDASFSMTAMELATAAQYNIGVKVLLLNNEFQGMVLQWQDLFYERRYSHTEMHNPDFCKLAESMGVKAIRCDSLDDLPAKMKEFIEYDNNKPILFEARVVKSEHVFPMVAAGKALDEQLVHPSLNAPNSAPRFTPL from the coding sequence ATGCGACTGTACGCGAACCGCGtgagcgcgatgcggtcTACCGCACAAGCTAGCATGCGCGCGCGGGCTATGCCTTCGACCCTGCGTACTCTCCACGCATCGCGTGCCacgacgcacgcgcaggccgtCCGCCCCGAGCCTGCGCCCTCGTTCCAGtcggctcgcgcaccgtctGCCAAGTCGCTTGGCTATGACGAgagcgagctcgacgactCGTTTGTCGGCATGACCGGTGGCCAGGTTTTCCACGAGATGAtgctgcgccacggcgTCGAGACCGTGTTTGGCTACCCCGGCGGTGCGATTCTGCCCGTTTTCGACGCGATCTACCAGTCTAAGCACTTTGACTTTGTGCTCCCCCGCCGCGAGGACGGTGCAGGCCACATGGCCGAGGGTTACGCGCGTGCGAGCGGCAAGCCCGGTGTCGTGCTTGTGACCAGTGGCCCCGGTGCGACGAACGTCATCACCCCCCTGCAGGACGCCATGAGCGACGGTGTGCCTTTGATTGTTTTCTGTGGTCAGGTGGCTACCTCGGCCATTGGCTCGGACTCGTTCCAGGAGGCGGATATCGTCGGTATCAGCCGCAGCTGCACCAAGTGGAACGTCATGGTGAAGGACGTTGCCGAGCTGCCTCGCCGCATCAACGAGGCCTTCAAGATCGCGAtgagcggccgccgcggccctgTTTTGGTGGATCTGCCCAAGGACATGACTGCGTCTGTGCTCAAGCAGGCCATCccccgctcgagcaccgagcCGGACCGCTCGCTGATGCCCAGCCGTGagacggcgctgcagcagcgccgcggtgcgTGGACCAAGGTCGAGACGTTCCTCGCCGACACCGAGGTGCAGCccgagatcgaggcggcggcgcgtctgaTTGACGTGGCCCAGCGCCCGGTGATCTACGCCGGCCACGGCCTGCTGTCGAACCCCCAAGGCAgccgcctgctgcgtgAGCTTTCGGAGAAGCACAACATCCCGGTCACTACcacgctgcacggcctcggtgcGTTTGACGAGGAGAGCCCCTTGTCGCTGCACATGCTCGGTATGCACGGCTCGGCCTACGCGAACCTTGCGATGCAGAACGCGGACCTGATCATTGCCCTCGGTGCGCGTTTCGACGACCGTGTGACTGGCCGTGTCGACCGTTTCGCccccgaggcgcacgctgctgcccAGGAGGGCCGCGGTGGTATCATCCACTTTGAGGTGATGCCCAAGAACATCAACAAGGTCGTCCAGGCGAcggtcgccgtcgagggcgacgtCTCGTCGAACCTTGAAAAGCTCCTGCCCGCCATTGCCCAGACGCCCGACCGCGCCCAGTGGCTCGCGGAGCTGCAGGAGTGGAAGGAGCGCTTCCCCTTCACGTACGACGCCTCGAAGCCCGAGCTGGGCGAGCTGATGAAGCCGCAggaggtcgtcgaggccctcgacgaggctGTCACGAACTACAAGGAGAACGTCGTGATCACGGCCGGTGTCGGCCAGCACCAGATGTGGGCCGCGCAGCACTACCGCTGGCGCCACCCCCGCTCGTGGATCTCCTCGGGTGGTCTTGGCACGATGGGCTTTGGTCTGCCGTCGGCGATCGGTGCCAAGGTCGCGATGCCAAACAAGATGGTCGTCGACATTGACGGCGATGCTTCCTTTAGCATGACGGCTATGGAGCtggcgaccgccgcgcagtACAACATTGGTGTCAAGGTGCTGCTGCTCAACAACGAGTTCCAGGGTATGGTGCTGCAGTGGCAGGACCTCTTCTACGAACGTCGCTACTCGCACACCGAGATGCACAACCCCGACTTTTgcaagctcgccgagagcATGGGCGTCAAGGCGATCCGCTgcgactcgctcgacgacctgccTGCGAAGATGAAGGAGTTTATCGAGTACGACAACAACAAGCCCATCCTcttcgaggcgcgcgtcgtcaaGTCCGAGCACGTCTTCCCCATGGTGGCCGCGGGCAAGGCTCTCgatgagcagctcgtccacCCGTCGCTGAACGCGCCGAACTCCGCCCCGCGGTTCACCCCGCTGTAG
- a CDS encoding uncharacterized protein (COG:D; EggNog:ENOG503NUQR), giving the protein MANAAATLPQVETQWLFQKEDLAQTPSVTGVSDGSRRAASPHKVPTLTPTQERVLRGKGVHLIFKMGEFLQLGQHVMTTAVTYFHRFFMRRALQVSRSGQGWSHYEIAAACVFLACKVEEALRKLPAVVDAAMSSLDKSHEGQMRWADRSYRANPTSHECQKWRDCILLHEEALLTTLCFDLVVPQPHEVLVRATQSLEVERPVARLAWCILNDCLRDPTFVLFDAPVVAAGAFKKACALRSIDPAMYYAARPRDAPPVTPEENYLDWLDVFDVDEDEAQAAMTAIDQDVYDFHMPLQHQRAHKGEKSDKELKARGGALDVATPERSAEPPERPAEPAPRKRSGSQSSRESGEISS; this is encoded by the coding sequence ATGGCgaacgccgcggcgacgctgccgcaGGTGGAAACGCAATGGCTCTTCCAGAAGGAGGACCTGGCGcagacgccgagcgtgaCGGGCGTGAGTGATgggtcgcgccgcgccgcatcgccgcaCAAGGTGCCGACGCTCACACCGacgcaggagcgcgtcctgcgcggaAAGGGCGTGCACCTCATCTTCAAGATGGGCGAGTTTTTGCAGCTGGGCCAGCATGTCATGACGACCGCGGTGACGTACTTCCACCGCTTCTTtatgcggcgcgcgctgcaggtcTCGCGCTCGGGACAGGGCTGGTCGCACTATGAAAttgccgccgcgtgcgtctTTCTCGCATGCAAGGtggaagaggcgctgcgcaagctcccGGCCGTCGTCGATGCGGCTATGTCCTCGCTGGACAAGTCGCACGAGGGGCAGATGCGCTGGGCTGACCGCTCCTACCGCGCGAATCCGACGTCGCACGAGTGCCAGAAATGGCGCGACTGCATCCTCCTGCacgaagaggcgctcctGACGACACTGTGCTTTGACCTCGTCGTCCCGCAGCCCCACGAAGTTCTGGTGCGGGCCACACAGagcctcgaggtcgagcgcccggtcgcgcgcctcgcgtggTGCATCTTAAACGACTGCTTGCGCGACCCGACGTTTGTCCTGTTTGACGCGCCGGTCGTTGCGGCAGGCGCGTTCAAAAaggcgtgcgcgctgcgcagcatcgaCCCGGCCATGTACTATGCCGCGCGcccacgcgacgcgcccccgGTCACGCCGGAGGAAAACTACCTCGACTGGCTCGATGTGTTtgacgtcgacgaggacgaggcccAGGCGGCGATGACGGCGATCGACCAGGACGTGTACGACTTTCATATGCCTTTGCAGCACCAGCGTGCACACAAGGGCGAAAAGAGCGACAAGGAGCTCAAggcacgaggcggcgcactggaCGTGGCGACGCCCGAGCGGTCGGCGGAGCCGCCCGAGCGGCCGGCGGAGCCTGCGCCCCGGAAACGCTCCGGATCGCAGTCGTCCCGCGAGTCTGGCGAGATATCTAGTTAG
- a CDS encoding uncharacterized protein (EggNog:ENOG503NVV9; COG:A), whose translation MARRTSGFLDEGSDSGDDVPSSGDERQPRRAPGFVPASKEAAGFVPASKKAPSFVSAGQAPNKDSDEAHDGASDGEAHDGASDDDAPVSFARRSLGAGLGAKLAATREREQKAAAPTPTDPAVPLSRTSGSGGFDPSAYLRQMGWTGGGLGKGGEGMVNPIEVQLRPNRAGVAFGGRREMTKQERTEERRRTGAPASSDDEAQDEPAHVKSSAWKKKAKQKKPSVVYRTYEEIVADAAAHGATGPVLDASGREFESVSAALAQHAVPTSESAQLPELRHNLRLLCDSSRDSLQKLARDGAAHLDRARWLQRDAEEASRRVERLAEEKGVLVSILDAVTQLSKAAQTAAALDDLAPYVDRLLAAQTPAMAALGLDEAVAGAMVPALRRELADWDPLAAPHQCAARIAQWLPILTAPKPGVMTPFESVLWNVWMPKIRYAFTAEWDAADPAPAIALVEAWKDILPLFLLENILEQLVIPKLQRAVREWTPRRSRVGLHVLLLPWLPLCERRLDTVLAEARQQWRSALTAWRVADGIPAELVYWKPVFPSKDWEALLLDKVVPALSKALRTQFVVNPASQDMSVLEKVLPWHAVLRESVMSRLLEVEFGTPFLRTLHQWLTQPDVRLDEVAAWYAFWRSWLPSEIVALPGMATVLMRALRLMNQAVDLGAERTRLPMPDTTPIPRAEVKEARKAPQAPPPTLEDVAFRTLVDEHARQRDLFILPQNKLEPRTGLALLRAAANIDGKHGVSFYIDDDVLFVAERDEYVPVSLTALLDRAAAS comes from the coding sequence atggcgcgtcgcacatCGGGGTTCCTCGACGAGGGGTCCGActcgggcgacgacgtgccgtcgagcggtgacgagcgccagccccggcgtgcgccgggaTTTGTGCCTGCATCGAAGGAGGCGGCGGGATTTGTACCCGCTTCCAAAAAGGCGCCGTCGTTTGTGAGCGCAGGCCAGGCGCCGAACAAggacagcgacgaggcgcacgacggcgcgagcgatggcgaggcgcacgacggcgcgagcgacgacgatgcgccggtcTCGTttgcacgccgctcgctcggtgcgggcctcggcgccaaGCTCGCCGCCACGCGTGAACGCGAGCAAAAAGCCGCGGCGCCAACACCAACCGACcccgccgtgccgctctcgcgcacgtcgggctcgggcggaTTCGACCCGTCGGCGTACCTGCGCCAGATGGGATGGACGGGCGGTGGCCTCGGAAAAGGGGGCGAGGGTATGGTGAACCCCATcgaggtgcagctgcgcccGAACCGCGCGGGTGTCGCAttcggcggccgccgcgaaATGACCAAGCAGGAGCGCACCgaagagcgccgccgcaccggcgcgcccgcctcgagcgacgacgaggcgcaggacgagccGGCGCATGTCAAGTCGTCGGCGTGGAAGAAAAAGGCCAAGCAAAAGAAACCCTCGGTGGTGTACCGTACCTATGAGGAGAttgtcgccgacgccgcggcgcacggcgcaacagggccggtgctcgacgcgagcggccgcgAGTTTGAGTCGGTCTCGGCGGcacttgcgcagcacgccgtgccGACAAGCGAGAGCGCGCAGCTCCCTGAGCTCCGTCATAACCTGCGCCTCTTGTGCGACAGCAGCCGCGACTCGCTCCAGAaactcgcgcgcgacggcgccgcgcacctcgaccgcgcGCGGTGGCTGCAGCGTGACGCAGAGGaagcgagccgccgcgtcgagcgccttgccgaAGAAAAGGGCGTCCTTGTATCCATTCTCGACGCCGTGACGCAGCTGagcaaggcggcgcagacggccgcggcgctcgacgacctcgcgccgtacgtcgaccggctcctcgctgcgcagacgccggcgatggccgcgcttgggctcgacgaggccgtggCCGGGGCCATGGTcccggcgctgcgtcgcgagctGGCCGACTGGGACCCCTTGGCCGCGCCCCACCAgtgtgcggcgcgcatcgcgcagtGGCTCCCGATCCTCACGGCGCCCAAGCCCGGTGTCATGACGCCGTTCGAGAGCGTGTTGTGGAATGTGTGGATGCCCAAGATCCGGTACGCCTTTACCGCCGAGTGGGACGCTGCAGACCCCGCGCCTGCGAttgcgctggtcgaggcgTGGAAGGATATCCTCCCCCTCTTTTTGCTGGAAAACATcctggagcagctcgtgaTTCCcaagctgcagcgcgctgtGCGCGAGTGGACGCCCCGCCGGAGCCGTGTGGGGCTGCATGTGCTCCTCCTGCCGTGGCTCCCGCtgtgcgagcggcgcctggaTACGgtgcttgccgaggcgcggcagcagtggcgcagcgcgctgaccgcgtggcgcgtcgccgacggcattcccgccgagctcgtgtACTGGAAGCCCGTCTTTCCGTCCAAAGACTgggaggcgctgctgctcgacaaggTTGTGCCTGCGCTCTCCAaagcgctgcgcacgcagttTGTCGTGAACCCCGCGAGCCAGGATATGTCGGTCCTCGAAAAGGTCCTGCCGTggcacgccgtgctgcgcgagagcgtcatgagccgcctgctcgaggtcgagttcggcacgccgttcctccgcacgctgcaccagtggctcacgcagcccgacgtgcgcctcgacgaggtcgccgCGTGGTACGCCTTCTGGCGCTCGTGGCTCCCGTCCGAGATTGTGGCGCTGCCCGGGATGGCGACGGTGCTcatgcgtgcgctgcgcctcatGAACCAGGCCGTGGACCTTGgcgcggagcgcacgcgcctcccGATGCCCGACACGACGCCGATCCCCCGCGCCGAAGTCAAAGAGGCACgcaaggcgccgcaggcccctccgccgacgctcgaggacgtcgccttccgcacgctcgtcgacgagcacgcgcggcagcgcgacctGTTTATCCTGCCGCAGAACAagctcgagccgcgcaccggccttgcgctcctgcgtgccgccgcgaACATCGACGGCAAACACGGCGTGTCGTTCTACAttgacgacgacgtgctctTTGTCGCAGAGCGCGACGAATACGTGCCGGTGAGCCTcaccgcgctgctcgaccgcgctgcagcgagCTAG
- a CDS encoding uncharacterized protein (EggNog:ENOG503PJ5Z), with product MSNGAARPSVDAVPALEAKASLDLQAARETHARSSKAATRPRSYYWNDPLHTLDVSRKPSVHVYEAPSASAHSRTPSNSFTSWKTTESALTGATTPQQLATMSPSNPPVSSFTPQAERPSHLHISALSPHEYAAFGQWVERIKPAHSRRRGLLDEHAAVKFLRNEFGISVDQEVKIMSLFERLPLGLTHGHFYAMLRLASWAQQGFSITKELVFVQTSPPEPRRRRQPPTRNGSAATDRTARSVRRSPMLLPQPMMMDVPKAPPRQVPDDDVQPSNRDALEGDLVEEPEGLDDLSASPSSPRVVRPKPVVARAPHPDEARPGSTLPPLPGEEIATARQPSRSSLKAPDSPSMGLMRPSFDRPSAPLLPQQVSPLIQASLNARSEMKKASRQASRPKTFTVLSSSSGQVERDKPRLLTGQEAPPQAQPLSNSKRRTHSINKMSSFLAQEARQTGIDVNDNASDFSVHSNTIAPKPSYVGREHGILPAWLREQQEEGNVSYAPPDEQRSTPSVFEALDEKVNESMNGSERAAASINRNTPFFPPHKRDLDRVAQANMDGSGPAHYRALNAQTSAGNRASSETDGRMKLSTSRSKGALNGKALPAPPRRRMDAAWGTLFEAGTYAGFKSMPSARDLRLLTPRKEPTTRRAMQYPVPPSQEFQPMLAPTPDAGALGTSLESVGDAPAEPEGPPPPVRRDSDPNVRSEAWVPRMQAPPPRTSELQRFVLQGDATRPQLPHPIAHDRKASGSYGIGFKTWPKPDDDDKDKGEASTKPEAKSDTHPELSAEPSAESAPVPPSHEPVS from the coding sequence ATGTCGAACGGGGCTGCGCGACcgagcgtcgacgcggtACCTGCGTTAGAGGCGAAAGCCTCGCTGGACCTgcaagctgcgcgcgagacCCATGCGCGTAGCTCAAAGGCTGCCaccaggccgcgctcgtacTACTGGAACGACCCCCTGCACACACTCGACGTGTCGCGAAAACCTTCTGTACACGTCTACGAAGCGCCGAGTGCGTCTGCGCACTCGCGCACCCCCTCCAACTCTTTTACGTCGTGGAAGACGACCGAGAGTGCGCTgaccggcgcgacgaccccgcagcagctcgcgacgATGTCTCCGTCGAACCCCCCCGTCTCTTCGTTTACGCCCCAGGCTGAGCGGCCGAGTCATCTGCACATCTCTGCGCTGAGCCCCCATGAGTACGCCGCGTTTGGGCAGTgggtcgagcgcatcaagcCCGCGCactcgcggcgccgcgggctgCTGGatgagcacgccgcggtcAAGTTCCTACGCAACGAGTTTGGAATCAGTGTCGACCAAGAAGTAAAGATCATGTCGCTCTTTGAGCGCCTCCCCCTTGGCCTTACCCACGGCCACTTTTATGCGATGCTGCGCCTTGCCTCCTGGGCGCAGCAAGGCTTTTCGATCACAAAAGAGCTTGTTTTTGTACAGACctcgccgcccgagccccgccggcgccgccagcCGCCGACACGCAacggcagcgcggcgacggaCCGGACGGCGCGCAGTGTGCGCCGTTCCCCGATGCTGCTCCCCCAGCCGATGATGATGGATGTCCCGAAAGCCCCCCCACGCCAAGtgccggacgacgacgtgcagcCCTCGAACCGCGATGCACTCGAAGGCGACCTTGTCGAAGAGCCAGAaggcctcgacgacctctCGGCGAGTCCGTCGAGCccgcgcgtcgtgcgccccaagccggtcgtcgcgcgtgcgccgcaccccgacgaggcgcggccCGGCAGCACACTCCCCCCGCTTCCGGGCGAGGAGAttgcgacggcgcgccagccgtcgcggtcgtcgctCAAAGCACCCGATTCGCCGAGCATGGGCCTGATGCGCCCCTCGTTCGACCGCCCctctgcgccgctgctgcccCAGCAAGTGAGCCCGCTCATCCAGGCGTCGCTCAATGCGCGCAGCGAGATGAAGAAGGCGTCGCGCCaggcgtcgcgccccaAAACCTTTACGGTCctctcctcctcgagcggccaggtcgagcgcgacaaaCCGCGTCTGCTGACCGGCCAAGAGGCGCCGCCCCAGGCGCAGCCCTTGTCGAACTCCAAGCGGCGGACGCACTCGATCAACAAGATGTCGTCCTTCCTGGCCCAAGAGGCGCGGCAGACCGGCATCGACGTGAACGACAATGCGTCCGACTTCAGTGTGCACAGCAACACGATCGCGCCGAAGCCATCGTacgtcggccgcgagcaCGGCATTTTGCCTGCGTGGTTACGTGAGCAGCAGGAAGAAGGCAACGtgtcgtacgcgccgccggacgagcagcgttcgacgccgagcgtctttgaggcgctcgacgaaaAAGTGAACGAGTCGATGAacggcagcgagcgcgcggccgcaagCATCAACCGCAACACGCCCTTCTTTCCGCCCCACAAGCGCGACCtggaccgcgtcgcgcaggcgaaTATGGACGGCAGCGGCCCCGCGCACTATCGCGCCCTCAACGCACAGACCTCGGCCGGAAaccgcgcgtcgagcgagacggACGGGCGGATGAAGCTCTCGACCAGCCGCTCCAAGGGCGCGCTGAACGGCAAGGCGctcccagcgccgcctcgccgccgcatgGACGCCGCGTGGGGCACGCTCTTTGAGGCGGGCACCTACGCCGGCTTCAagtcgatgccgagcgcccgcGACCTCCGTCTGCTGACGCCGCGCAAAgagccgacgacgcgccgcgcgatgcAGTACCCCGTGCCCCCGAGCCAGGAGTTCCAGCCGATGCTCGCCCCGACCCCggacgcaggcgcgctcggcacgtcgctcgagtcggtcggcgacgcgcctgccgagcccgaggggccgccgccgccggtgcgccgcgactcGGACCCGAACGTGCGCTCCGAGGCGTGGGTGCCGCGCATGCAGGCGCCGCCCCCACGCACCTCTGAGCTGCAGCGATTCGTCTTGCagggcgacgcgacgcggccgcagcTGCCGCACCCCATTGCGCACGACCGCAAGGCGAGCGGGTCGTACGGCATCGGTTTCAAGACATGGCCGAAgcccgacgacgacgacaagGACAAGGGCGAGGCGAGTACCAAGCCCGAAGCCAAGTCGGACACCCACCCCGAACTCAGCGCCGAGCCCAGCGCGGAGAGCGCTCCAGTTCCCCCGAGCCACGAACCCGTTTCTTAG